A window of Tautonia plasticadhaerens contains these coding sequences:
- a CDS encoding PVC-type heme-binding CxxCH protein, translated as MGSRLGRIGGVAGLGVVLSASIGVAWATQEEAPPPGGVSRLVPIPDTWKEPPRVRPAEGSGSGRDGFAWYRSAVVVPGDWEGRALELFVEPVDDARAAFVNGVQVGSAGTFPPQYRSGLGEPGRHPVPEGLIRPGEPNVVAVRVYYNDGRSNFAVAAPALYDPEGGEAIKLEGPWEYLPGDDPGWAEGPVSPPEATFGRVDRFDDLDAYLRLRRGDTAPLSPEAALDAFAVADGLAVDLALADPAISQPLQVSFDERGRMWVVEYRQYPEPAGLTMVSRDKFLRTVYDRTPEPPPHGTPGIDRVSIHEDRDGDGSFEFHTTFLDDLNLATSIARGRGGVWILNPPYLLFYPDRDGDDVPDGEPEVHLEGFGLEDSHSLANSLTWGPDGWLYAAQGSTVTGRIRRPGEPDEAIVHSMGQLIWRYHPESRRYEIFAEGGGNTFGVEVDALGRVYSGHNGGDTRGFHYVQGGYYQKGFTKHGALSNPYAFGYFPPMGHHTVPRFSHTFVMEEGGAFPEQFRGKLFGVEPLQGQVVLSEVMPEGSTFETADLDRPLATEDPWFRPVAIALGPDGALYVADFYEQRIDHSSHYAGRVDKANGRIYRLRAADAEPGRYPGGVGPQPPFDLSAMTGSELIALLDHPNRWTRHTSLRVLGDRKDASLIPGLRDSLLTLEASDHALDRLWALNLCGGLDEQTALALLDHPDPHVRLWAVRLTCDDSEAGDALADALADLAAREPYVAVRSQLACSARRLPADQALPIVRGLLSRDEDAADPHLPLLLWWAIEDKVGEDPDRVLGLFDEAGPWDEPIVSQAILGRLMQRFARAGTRADLLSCATLLERAPSPEDAETLMSGFEAAFEGRPLSALPDRLVQAIAGSGGGSLPLRVRQGGDEAVAEALAIIADPSADADDRLELIRTIGEIRDERGVPALISVASSDGPESIRAAALAALRPFDDPRIARVALDLHDELPPEAREAAQDLLVGRRPYASALLDAIASGGVDRSIVPQSTARKLLLLGDDALSASAREIWGDLGGESTERLRQAVQTLEGMIAAGSGNPYTGKELYLQTCGKCHALFDEGGDVGPSLTSYQRDDLRAMLTAVVDPGAEVREGYETYLALMLDGRVVTGFLVDQDDRVVVLRGADGRNEVLPRPEIEELAGVPQSVMPSGLLDPMSDQQVRDLFAYLRSTQPLSN; from the coding sequence ATGGGCAGTCGACTCGGGCGGATCGGGGGCGTCGCCGGCCTCGGGGTGGTGCTCTCGGCCTCGATCGGCGTGGCCTGGGCGACCCAGGAGGAGGCACCGCCGCCGGGTGGCGTGTCCCGGCTGGTGCCGATCCCCGACACCTGGAAGGAGCCCCCCCGGGTCCGGCCGGCCGAGGGGTCCGGCTCCGGGCGGGACGGCTTCGCCTGGTACCGCTCCGCCGTGGTCGTGCCGGGGGACTGGGAGGGCCGGGCCCTCGAACTGTTCGTCGAGCCCGTCGACGACGCCCGGGCGGCGTTCGTCAACGGGGTCCAGGTCGGCTCGGCGGGGACGTTCCCACCCCAGTACCGCAGCGGCCTGGGGGAGCCCGGCCGGCACCCCGTCCCCGAGGGCCTGATCCGCCCCGGCGAGCCGAACGTGGTCGCCGTCCGCGTCTACTACAACGACGGCCGGAGCAACTTCGCCGTCGCCGCCCCCGCACTGTATGACCCGGAGGGGGGCGAGGCGATCAAGCTGGAGGGCCCCTGGGAGTACCTCCCCGGCGACGACCCAGGCTGGGCCGAGGGCCCCGTCTCCCCCCCCGAGGCGACCTTCGGCCGGGTCGATCGCTTCGACGACCTCGACGCCTACCTCCGCCTCCGACGGGGGGACACCGCGCCCCTGTCCCCCGAGGCCGCCCTCGACGCCTTCGCCGTGGCCGACGGCCTGGCGGTCGACCTCGCCCTGGCCGACCCGGCCATCTCCCAGCCGCTCCAGGTCTCGTTCGACGAGCGCGGGCGGATGTGGGTCGTCGAGTACCGCCAGTACCCCGAGCCCGCCGGCCTGACGATGGTCAGCCGGGACAAGTTCCTCCGGACCGTCTACGACCGGACCCCCGAGCCCCCGCCGCACGGCACGCCGGGCATCGACCGCGTCTCGATCCACGAGGACCGGGACGGCGACGGCTCCTTCGAATTCCACACGACTTTCCTCGACGACCTGAACCTCGCCACCTCGATCGCCCGGGGACGGGGGGGCGTCTGGATCCTCAATCCGCCCTACCTCCTCTTCTATCCCGACCGGGACGGCGACGACGTGCCCGACGGCGAGCCCGAGGTCCACCTCGAAGGCTTCGGCCTGGAGGACAGCCACTCCCTGGCCAACAGCCTGACCTGGGGGCCCGACGGCTGGCTCTACGCCGCCCAGGGGAGCACCGTCACCGGCCGGATCCGCCGACCCGGAGAGCCCGACGAGGCGATCGTGCACTCGATGGGCCAGCTCATCTGGCGCTACCACCCCGAATCCCGACGCTACGAGATCTTCGCCGAGGGGGGCGGAAACACCTTCGGCGTCGAGGTCGACGCCCTCGGCCGGGTCTACTCGGGCCACAACGGCGGGGACACCCGGGGCTTTCACTACGTCCAGGGCGGCTACTACCAGAAGGGGTTCACCAAGCACGGCGCCCTCTCCAACCCCTACGCCTTCGGCTACTTCCCGCCGATGGGGCACCATACCGTCCCCCGCTTCTCCCACACCTTCGTGATGGAGGAGGGGGGGGCCTTCCCCGAGCAATTCCGGGGCAAGCTGTTCGGCGTCGAGCCGCTCCAGGGTCAGGTGGTCCTCAGCGAGGTCATGCCCGAGGGCTCCACCTTCGAGACCGCCGACCTCGACCGCCCGCTCGCCACCGAGGACCCCTGGTTCCGCCCCGTCGCCATCGCGCTCGGTCCCGATGGCGCGCTCTACGTCGCCGACTTCTACGAACAGCGGATCGACCACAGCAGCCACTACGCCGGTCGGGTCGACAAGGCCAACGGCCGGATCTACCGCCTCCGGGCCGCCGACGCCGAGCCCGGCCGGTATCCCGGAGGGGTCGGGCCGCAACCGCCCTTCGACCTCTCGGCGATGACCGGCAGTGAGTTGATCGCCCTGCTCGACCACCCCAATCGTTGGACCCGCCACACGAGCCTCCGCGTCCTCGGCGACCGCAAGGACGCCTCGCTCATCCCCGGGCTCCGGGACTCACTCCTGACCCTGGAGGCCAGCGACCACGCCCTGGATCGCCTCTGGGCCCTGAACCTCTGCGGCGGGCTCGACGAGCAGACCGCCCTGGCGCTGCTCGACCACCCCGACCCGCACGTCCGGCTCTGGGCCGTCCGCCTCACGTGCGACGACTCCGAGGCCGGCGACGCCCTCGCCGACGCCCTGGCCGACCTCGCCGCCCGGGAGCCCTACGTGGCCGTCCGGAGCCAGCTCGCCTGCTCCGCCCGACGGCTGCCGGCCGACCAGGCGTTGCCGATCGTCCGAGGCCTGCTCTCCCGGGACGAGGACGCGGCCGACCCCCACCTCCCCCTGCTCCTCTGGTGGGCGATCGAGGACAAGGTCGGCGAGGATCCCGATCGGGTGCTCGGCCTGTTCGACGAGGCCGGGCCCTGGGACGAGCCGATCGTCTCGCAGGCGATCCTCGGCCGCCTCATGCAGCGCTTCGCGCGGGCCGGGACCCGGGCCGACCTGCTCTCCTGCGCGACCCTGCTGGAGCGGGCCCCGTCGCCGGAGGACGCGGAGACGCTGATGTCGGGCTTCGAGGCCGCCTTCGAGGGCCGGCCCCTCTCCGCCCTGCCCGACCGGCTGGTGCAGGCCATCGCCGGCTCCGGGGGCGGCTCGCTCCCGCTCCGGGTCCGCCAGGGCGGCGACGAGGCGGTGGCCGAGGCGCTGGCGATCATCGCCGACCCCTCGGCCGACGCCGACGACCGCCTGGAGCTGATCCGCACGATCGGCGAGATCCGGGACGAGCGGGGCGTCCCCGCGCTGATCTCGGTCGCCTCGTCCGACGGCCCCGAGTCGATCCGGGCCGCCGCCCTGGCCGCCCTCCGCCCCTTCGACGACCCGAGGATCGCCCGGGTCGCCCTCGACCTGCACGACGAACTCCCTCCCGAGGCCAGGGAGGCCGCGCAGGACCTGCTCGTCGGCCGACGGCCCTACGCCTCCGCCCTGCTCGACGCGATCGCCTCCGGCGGCGTCGACCGCTCGATCGTCCCCCAGTCGACCGCCCGCAAGCTCCTCCTGCTCGGCGACGACGCGCTCTCGGCGTCGGCCCGGGAGATCTGGGGGGACCTCGGCGGCGAGTCGACCGAGCGGCTCCGCCAGGCGGTGCAGACCCTGGAGGGGATGATCGCCGCCGGCTCCGGCAATCCCTACACCGGCAAGGAACTCTATCTGCAGACCTGCGGCAAGTGCCACGCCCTATTCGACGAGGGCGGGGACGTCGGCCCGAGCCTCACGAGCTATCAGCGAGACGACCTCCGGGCGATGCTCACCGCCGTCGTCGACCCCGGCGCCGAGGTCCGGGAGGGTTACGAGACCTACCTCGCCCTCATGCTCGACGGCCGGGTCGTCACCGGGTTCCTCGTCGACCAGGATGACCGG